The Ischnura elegans chromosome 9, ioIscEleg1.1, whole genome shotgun sequence genome includes the window ACCTTTCGCAGAGCTGGTCTTCCCCGTCTCTCCTTCGGCGCTGACCCGGTCATCCTCGGACACAGCACCTTTCAACATCTCCTTCACTGCTTCCCACTTCTTGTGCTGGCAGAAAAAGTCCTTTCGGATTCGATACTGGGACAGGAACTCCTCACGGACGTTTATGATCTCCAGCACCTTTCGCCTCCCTTCGGGACGCCTGATCATGTCAGCGTATTCTTCAGAGTCTGTGAGGTCACGGATGAGTGAGAATAGGGTTTCCAACGACACTGCACTAGAGATAGGAGTCTCATTACTCTGGTCTTCTTTGTTGATTGGTACAAGGCTCAGTGTCACCCCATTAACCACAGACTTATTGACATTGAACTGCTTCAAGTTCTCTAAAGCTAATATGGACTTCCTGCGCAAGTCTGCTTTGGTCTTTGCCTTCAGATCAATCTTTTTCCTAGCCATACGCTTAAGAACGTTGACCACATCAAAGTTTTTCTTCACGATGGCATTTTCTACCTTATCCATCGAGTTGCCAGATTTCTCATCCGCGAGGTTGGAGCGAGGTGCACCATTTGCACCCGTTCGAGAGCTACCACCACCGCTTCCTCCAGTGTCTCCATCGAACTGAAGTGCTTCATTGGTTTTGGGAGAGGAGGAAGGTTCTGATGAAGATAGCAAGAGCAGGGGTTGGGACAGGCACAGGCCTGGGAGCACAGAGGCGATGCCGCCTTGAGAATTTCGGATTTTGGCCGCCCCCACACTCAATTCTTTCCCATAAGACCCTCGAGTTCTCACCGGCGATAGGAAATCCTCACTCCCTCCGGGTTCACCGCCTCTCCCGACCCCCAGACACTCCCTCGCTTTGCCCCCGGGTCGCCCATTTCCCGTTATCTCCCCTCGCGAAACTTGTGACCCCACCCTGAGGTCTCCCTCAGACTTGCCAAGTCGCCTCCCTCTGAGCAGTCCTCCGGAATTAGGTGTCTTCCCGTTGGGAACCAACCCATTGCACAACGCCTTTGATTGTTTCGCCGACTTCGACGGCCCGCTCGTAAAATTTCCCGGCGATCTCCCGGCAAACCTGCCGAAGCACACCATAAGACCCACTCCGTTCGTCTTTGGATGATATCTCTCAATCTTTTCACCAACCTTTCTTCCACCCGGTGATCCACCGTCCATGCCGTTCACTCCGACGTCTTTAATCGTCGTTTTAGATTTGGTAACGTTTCCGACCAATGACCGCGCGTTGATATCTCCCGCGGCAGAGACTTCAACGCCTGTCATTGTCTCGCCCACCATTTCGCTGAACTTTCGCCCGACGTCTCCATTAGAATGTCTGCCGGTGACGCGGATCCTGTTCCCGCCAAGTTCCCCAGCGTCTTCCTCTCCCGAAAATTCCGATTTCATGAGCCACGCTTCGACTCTACCTCCGCCCTCCGGAGATGGCGAGGTCGCGGGCTTGGTAACTTCGCGTGCCCCGTCTCCTACCCGTATATCTCCCGCTCCTCCATTAGATGCTGCGAAATCATCTGATTTCTCTCGACTGGCCTTTTCTCCACTGATATCCGGAGGGTTCCTGGAGGAAACGACAGCTCTTCCTCTTACGGCTCCTTCCGCGTGACCAGAGGGCCTTGTGCCGTCTTTTCCGACTGCTTCTCCGCCGGATCTTCGTGACGTCTTCCATGGGCCTCTCGACGTGCTCCTCTCGTACGTTTCGTCCGCCAGAAGCAAAAAGCCCGCAGACATCTCTCATGCTGGACTTAAATCTGCTGTCTCTAGTCTCGGTACCCCACGGGTTCGCAATCAAATGTTCGATCCTTCTGACACGCTGCGTTCCTCGTCCTAATGTGCTGATTTATCAAAACTCATAATTACTGACCTTTTCTCCGAACGAAAATAGCCGTAACAACTTAAATGAGCCGGAGGCGTAGAAATATATCGAGCTATGGTAATAAATATAGAGAAACCTCGCTGATACCATCGTTCCTTCGCGGGAAAGCCATTCACACAATTTAAACTCACTATTTACTAAATTAATGGCATAAGTATGAAATCACTTTGCTAGGCCAATGCATATAGAACCGCAAAGATTCTCTCGCTGCCTTATCAGGACAGCAATGAAAGCGTTTCAATAAAACTCCCTAGTGACTCGCTGCTCAACTATCGCCGTCCGTCATCTCTACGTGCTTCTAAAGATGCTTATCGAGAGCCGATGGGAGTTTCCACCATGAAGGCAAATGAATTCATTTCCTTCCACGACTCTACTCAGCCTCACCAATAATTCAAGTTACTCCCACCCAGCTCCGAGTACTGGACCGCGCATCCCTACCGCTACTGTACCACTGGCGGAGCAAATAACTTCACCCGCGGTGACGCGTTCCTCACGCTTCCTCCTGGACGGCGGCCTTTACCTTCCTCCGCCCTTATCTCCATCGGATCTCCACCCTTTCCCATCACAGAACATGCTCCGACTACTCCCGTCCTCGCAAACACTTCAACCCTTCGCGGGCAGTGTTGTAGGTCTGTATCCCGGGTCGGCCGAGTACCATGACAACCCGCGGCGAAAGGACCACCGACCTACATGCATCTAATGCCAATGAAAGAGAAATACGGATCGCAGTAAGAGGTCA containing:
- the LOC124165852 gene encoding uncharacterized transmembrane protein DDB_G0289901-like, producing MSAGFLLLADETYERSTSRGPWKTSRRSGGEAVGKDGTRPSGHAEGAVRGRAVVSSRNPPDISGEKASREKSDDFAASNGGAGDIRVGDGAREVTKPATSPSPEGGGRVEAWLMKSEFSGEEDAGELGGNRIRVTGRHSNGDVGRKFSEMVGETMTGVEVSAAGDINARSLVGNVTKSKTTIKDVGVNGMDGGSPGGRKVGEKIERYHPKTNGVGLMVCFGRFAGRSPGNFTSGPSKSAKQSKALCNGLVPNGKTPNSGGLLRGRRLGKSEGDLRVGSQVSRGEITGNGRPGGKARECLGVGRGGEPGGSEDFLSPVRTRGSYGKELSVGAAKIRNSQGGIASVLPGLCLSQPLLLLSSSEPSSSPKTNEALQFDGDTGGSGGGSSRTGANGAPRSNLADEKSGNSMDKVENAIVKKNFDVVNVLKRMARKKIDLKAKTKADLRRKSILALENLKQFNVNKSVVNGVTLSLVPINKEDQSNETPISSAVSLETLFSLIRDLTDSEEYADMIRRPEGRRKVLEIINVREEFLSQYRIRKDFFCQHKKWEAVKEMLKGAVSEDDRVSAEGETGKTSSAKGKELLFKLKDICLKH